TCGCGGACGGCGGCGGTGACCGGCTTGGCGCCGGAAATGACGCTGTTCTCGAGCATCGGGAGCTTTTCTTTCACGACCGGATCGGCAAAAAAGCGCGTTTCCACATATTCTTTGATCATGGCGTGCATCCAGTCTTTTTGCTGCTGGCGGCGGCGGTCGAAAAAGACGCCGGATTGCTTTGTCGTCTTGACAAACGTTTGAATGACGCGCCACATGTCGGCGATCCCTTCTCCCAAAAGCGCCGAGCATGTGTACGCTTTCGTCTCCCAGCCGGGCGTGGCCGGGCGGAGGTAATGGAGAAACTGGTTGTATTCTTTTTGCGCCGCTTTTGCTTTTTCTTTATTATCGCCGTCCGCCTTGTTGATGACGATGGCGTCCACCAGCTCCATGATGCCGCGCTTCATGCCTTGCAGCTCGTCGCCGGCGCCGGTTAAGGCGAGCAACAAGAAAAAGTCAACCATCCCTCGGACGACAAACTCGCTTTGCCCGACGCCGACCGTCTCGACGAGGATGATGTCATAGCCGGCCGCCTCGCACAGCATCATCGTCTCGCGCGTTTTTCGGTGTACGCCGCCAAGCGCCCCGCCCGATGGGGACGGACGGATGAAAGCAAGCGGATTGCGGGCGAGCGCCTCCATTCGCGTTTTGTCGCCGAGGATGCTGCCGCCGGTCAACGAACTCGTCGGGTCGACGGCCAAGACGGCGACGCGATGGCCCTGCTCGCACAAAAACGTGCCAAACGCTTCAATGAACGTGCTTTTCCCCGCCCCCGGCACGCCGGTGATGCCGATGCGAATCGAGCGGCCGACGTGCGGAAGCAGTTCATTGAGCACTTGCTGGGCGAGATCCATATGCCTGGCCGCATTGCTTTCGACAAGCGTAATCGCCTGCGCCAAAATGGTGCGGTCGCCGGCGAGCACTCCTTGGACGTATTCTTTAACCGATCGTTCTTTTCGCCGCACGAGCCGCTTCGGCGCCGGCGGGCGCTCGGCTTGCACGTACGACGACAGACCATTGCCGTCCGCCCATTCCGGGCGCCGCGGCTGTCCGTCCGAAACTGCGCTCTGGCCGCTTGCCTGTTCCCGCCGTTTCTCTTCGCCGTTCATTGGTTCACTTCCTCATAGCCAAGCCGGGCGTAAATTTCATCCAACACTTTTTCCGCCGCTTCCGGAATGACCGTGCCCGGTCCGAAAATGGCGGCGGCGCCGTGCTCATACAAAAACGCGTAGTCTTGCGGCGGAATGACGCCGCCGACGACGACCAAAATATCATCGCGGCCAAGTTTTTCAAGCTCCTCGACGAGCTGCGGCACAAGCGTTTTATGCCCTCCGGCGAGCGAACTGATGCCGACGGCGTGCACATCGTTTTCGACCGCCTGGCGCGCCGTTTCTTCCGGCGTCTGGAAGAGCGGGCCGATGTCGACGTCAAACCCTAAATCAGCAAACGCCGTGGCGATGACTTTCGCCCCGCGGTCATGGCCGTCCTGCCCCATTTTCGCGATCAAGATGCGCGGGCGGCGTCCTTCGAGTTCGGCGAACTGCTCAACCCGTCGCTTCACCCGCTCGAGCTGCGCTTCGTTTTTGTATTCCGAGCTGTAAACGCCGCTGATCGAGCGGATGGCGGCGCGATGGCGGCTCGCCACTTTTTCGATCGCGTACGAAATTTCCCCGAGCGTCGCCCGGACGCGCGCCGCTTGGACGGCAAGCTCGAGCAAATTCCCCTCGCCCGTTTCCGCCGCTTTTGTGATGGCGTCAAGCGCCGCTTCGACCTGCTCGTTGTCGCGCGTCGCCTTTAGCTCGTTCAGCCGCTCGATTTGCCGCTGGCGCACGGCGGTGTTGTCGACTTCCAAAATGTCGATCGGCTCTTCTTTTTCCGGGCGGTATTTATTGACGCCGATGATCGTTTCCGCTCCTGAATCGATGCGCGCTTGGCGGCGGGCCGCCGCTTCTTCGATGCGCATTTTCGGGATGCCGGTTTCAATGGCTTTCGCCATCCCGCCTAAGCTTTCGATTTCTTCGATATGCGCCCACGCCCGCTTCATCAACTCGTTCGTCAACGTCTCGACGTAATACGAACCGGCCCACGGGTCGATCGTCCGACAAATGCCCGTTTCTTCCTGCAAGTACAGCTGCGTATTGCGGGCGATGCGCGCCGAGAAGTCGGTCGGCAAGGCGATCGCTTCATCCAAGGCGTTCGTATGGAGCGACTGCGTATGCCCCATCGCCGCCGCGTGCGCCTCGATGAGCGTGCGCACGACGTTGTTGAACGGATCTTGCTCGGTCAAGCTCCAGCCCGACGTTTGCGAATGCGTCCTTAGAGCGAGCGATTTTGGATTTTTCGGATTGAACGTTTTCATCATTTTCGCCCACATGAGGCGCGCCGCCCGCAGTTTCGCCACTTCCATAAAGTAGTTCATGCCGATTGCCCAGAAAAACGACAGCCTCGGCGCGAACGAGTCGATGTCAATGCCGGCTTTCAAGCCGGTGCGCACGTACTCAAGCCCGTCAGCGAGCGTGTACGCCAGCTCCAAATCGGCCGGCGCCCCGGCTTCTTGCATATGGTAGCCGGAAATGCTGATGCTGTTGAATTTTGGCATGTATTTGGCCGTATAGGCGAAAATGTCGGCGATGATGCGCATCGACATCTCCGGTGGATAAATGTACGTGTTGCGCACCATATATTCTTTCAAAATATCGTTTTGGATCGTGCCGGACAGCTTGTCTTGCGTCACTCCCTGCTCTTCGGCGGTGACGATGTAAAACGCCATAATCGGGAGCACCGCCCCGTTCATCGTCATCGACACTGACATTTGGTCGAGCGGGATGCCGTCAAACAAAATTTTCATATCGAGCACCGAGTCGATGGCCACCCCCGCTTTGCCGACGTCGCCGACGACGCGCGGATGGTCGGAGTCATAGCCGCGGTGCGTCGCCAAGTCAAAAGCAACCGACAGCCCTTTTTGCCCCATCGCCAAGTTGCGCCGGTAAAAGGCGTTGCTCTCCTCGGCGGTCGAAAAGCCGGCGTATTGGCGGATCGTCCACGGCCGCACGACGTACATCGTCGGGTACGGCCC
Above is a window of Geobacillus thermoleovorans DNA encoding:
- the meaB gene encoding methylmalonyl Co-A mutase-associated GTPase MeaB; the protein is MNGEEKRREQASGQSAVSDGQPRRPEWADGNGLSSYVQAERPPAPKRLVRRKERSVKEYVQGVLAGDRTILAQAITLVESNAARHMDLAQQVLNELLPHVGRSIRIGITGVPGAGKSTFIEAFGTFLCEQGHRVAVLAVDPTSSLTGGSILGDKTRMEALARNPLAFIRPSPSGGALGGVHRKTRETMMLCEAAGYDIILVETVGVGQSEFVVRGMVDFFLLLALTGAGDELQGMKRGIMELVDAIVINKADGDNKEKAKAAQKEYNQFLHYLRPATPGWETKAYTCSALLGEGIADMWRVIQTFVKTTKQSGVFFDRRRQQQKDWMHAMIKEYVETRFFADPVVKEKLPMLENSVISGAKPVTAAVRELIEAYERKRGGEL
- the scpA gene encoding methylmalonyl-CoA mutase; translation: MAKYVDFTNMTLSDATADVDEKQWRDAVERRVQASIDELLFQTNEHIAVKPLYTKEDIDGLDFLDYMPGLPPYLRGPYPTMYVVRPWTIRQYAGFSTAEESNAFYRRNLAMGQKGLSVAFDLATHRGYDSDHPRVVGDVGKAGVAIDSVLDMKILFDGIPLDQMSVSMTMNGAVLPIMAFYIVTAEEQGVTQDKLSGTIQNDILKEYMVRNTYIYPPEMSMRIIADIFAYTAKYMPKFNSISISGYHMQEAGAPADLELAYTLADGLEYVRTGLKAGIDIDSFAPRLSFFWAIGMNYFMEVAKLRAARLMWAKMMKTFNPKNPKSLALRTHSQTSGWSLTEQDPFNNVVRTLIEAHAAAMGHTQSLHTNALDEAIALPTDFSARIARNTQLYLQEETGICRTIDPWAGSYYVETLTNELMKRAWAHIEEIESLGGMAKAIETGIPKMRIEEAAARRQARIDSGAETIIGVNKYRPEKEEPIDILEVDNTAVRQRQIERLNELKATRDNEQVEAALDAITKAAETGEGNLLELAVQAARVRATLGEISYAIEKVASRHRAAIRSISGVYSSEYKNEAQLERVKRRVEQFAELEGRRPRILIAKMGQDGHDRGAKVIATAFADLGFDVDIGPLFQTPEETARQAVENDVHAVGISSLAGGHKTLVPQLVEELEKLGRDDILVVVGGVIPPQDYAFLYEHGAAAIFGPGTVIPEAAEKVLDEIYARLGYEEVNQ